From Synoicihabitans lomoniglobus, the proteins below share one genomic window:
- a CDS encoding dihydrodipicolinate synthase family protein — protein sequence MTALPRAGVLAALWIPTDSQGRLDRMALAAHLNWLRTTGVVGVLALGSTGEFPRFSVAQRKTLLAAIAELAAPLPVLANISDLNHRHAIELGQFARELGLPGVTLMPPHFYPLSAADQLAYFLAVADEVQLPTLLYNFPELTGNRIAVETIEAFAQRAPMAGIKHSGREFDYLPTLVDLGRRHDFVVFSGADTRLPEVAAVGAAGCIGGMVNFVPELMVEIFTSCQEGRASDTVDAVRALVEIGQDLDELTFPLNVAAGMQGRGLKWGETKTVVSADSWARFDRIVTTLRQRYDAAGLAAV from the coding sequence ATGACCGCTCTGCCTCGGGCGGGGGTGTTGGCGGCATTGTGGATACCGACGGACTCGCAGGGGCGATTGGACCGGATGGCTTTGGCGGCGCACCTGAACTGGTTGCGCACCACCGGCGTGGTTGGTGTGCTCGCGCTGGGCAGCACCGGGGAGTTCCCGCGATTCAGTGTGGCGCAACGCAAGACGTTGTTGGCCGCGATCGCGGAGTTGGCCGCGCCGTTGCCGGTTCTCGCCAACATCAGTGATCTCAATCATCGTCATGCGATTGAGTTGGGGCAATTTGCGCGTGAGTTGGGGTTGCCCGGAGTGACGCTAATGCCGCCGCATTTTTACCCGCTGTCGGCCGCGGACCAACTGGCTTATTTTCTGGCCGTGGCGGACGAAGTGCAGTTGCCGACGCTGCTCTACAATTTCCCCGAGCTAACCGGTAATCGCATTGCGGTGGAGACCATTGAAGCCTTTGCCCAACGGGCCCCGATGGCGGGGATCAAACACAGTGGCCGGGAATTCGACTACCTGCCGACGCTGGTCGATCTCGGGCGACGGCATGACTTCGTGGTGTTTTCCGGCGCGGATACGCGTTTGCCCGAAGTTGCGGCGGTCGGGGCGGCGGGCTGCATCGGTGGGATGGTCAATTTTGTGCCTGAACTGATGGTCGAGATTTTCACATCGTGCCAGGAGGGAAGGGCGAGCGATACGGTGGATGCGGTGCGCGCGTTGGTCGAAATTGGTCAGGACTTGGATGAGCTGACCTTTCCTTTGAACGTGGCGGCCGGCATGCAGGGGCGCGGCTTAAAATGGGGAGAGACGAAAACGGTGGTGTCGGCCGATTCATGGGCACGATTTGACCGGATAGTCACGACGCTGCGGCAACGTTATGATGCCGCCGGGCTAGCAGCCGTTTGA
- a CDS encoding FAD-dependent oxidoreductase: MSDSETNLTAEVVVIGGTPGGIAAAITAARLGRTVILTEYHPMVGAMMTNGLGKSDIETREAINGVFREFVDNVLAHYVQTYGPDHPNVALCQNGYYYEPSVAEKVLDAMLAAESNLRILRHHELDTVSVVDAKVRAAVVQDRTSGVRRRLAGEVFVDATYEGDLAAKAGVPYRLGREARREFNELHAGVVYIDYETGAFMPGTTGEGDRRLQAYTYRLCVTTNPANSLTVTAPPDYDREDYVGYLDDWRQGRMGPPREMREGMGYFAPTFNTVVRALSLAELPNEKYDVNINPRPLGFPFCEVNYNYPEADWPERERIMTRVRNLTLGLLYFLQNDEEVPEDQRRLARRFNLARDEFTSSAGFPRQLYVREARRIRGEYTLSENDVFVESVLGRTRVHADSIAAGEFPIDSFPVRKREPGQNVALEGYVLMLDKLTHPYQIPYGIIVPQKVDGLLVPVAASTTHVAFSTIRLEPTWMALGQAAGTAAHLALAVDGEVREVAMDRLQHQLLEQGQVLTFFKDLDREHPCFAGLQFCGCRGFFEDYQARADEPLDGATALRWLERWGHDTAPATDWKEAETLTSEQLADVWRDWDAAGGGGEGSPVTRAEFCQRIYVLMLERSAAGATEVGS; encoded by the coding sequence ATGAGCGATAGCGAAACAAATTTGACGGCCGAAGTCGTCGTGATCGGCGGCACGCCGGGAGGAATTGCGGCGGCGATCACCGCGGCGCGACTGGGTCGCACGGTGATCCTGACCGAATATCATCCCATGGTGGGCGCCATGATGACGAACGGACTGGGCAAGTCCGACATCGAGACGCGGGAGGCGATCAACGGCGTGTTCCGCGAATTCGTGGACAACGTCCTGGCGCATTATGTGCAGACCTACGGTCCGGACCATCCCAACGTGGCGCTGTGCCAGAACGGCTACTACTATGAACCCTCCGTGGCGGAAAAAGTTCTGGATGCCATGCTGGCGGCGGAATCCAACCTGCGGATTCTTCGTCATCACGAACTGGATACGGTGTCCGTGGTCGACGCCAAGGTGCGCGCGGCGGTTGTGCAGGATCGCACGAGTGGGGTCCGACGTCGGCTCGCGGGCGAGGTCTTCGTCGATGCGACCTACGAAGGGGATCTGGCGGCAAAGGCCGGGGTGCCCTACCGGCTGGGACGGGAGGCGCGTCGCGAATTCAATGAACTGCATGCGGGCGTCGTCTACATCGACTACGAAACAGGCGCGTTCATGCCCGGCACGACCGGGGAGGGTGACCGCCGCCTGCAGGCCTACACCTACCGGCTTTGCGTGACGACCAATCCCGCCAACAGTCTTACCGTCACGGCCCCGCCGGATTATGATCGGGAGGACTATGTGGGTTACTTGGATGATTGGCGGCAGGGCCGCATGGGCCCGCCGCGGGAGATGCGCGAGGGCATGGGCTACTTTGCACCCACCTTCAACACGGTGGTGCGGGCGTTGTCGCTGGCGGAGTTGCCCAATGAAAAATATGACGTGAACATCAATCCGCGCCCGCTGGGATTTCCTTTTTGTGAGGTGAATTACAACTACCCGGAAGCGGATTGGCCGGAGCGGGAGCGGATCATGACGCGGGTGCGCAACCTGACGCTCGGGTTGCTGTATTTCCTGCAGAACGACGAGGAGGTCCCGGAGGATCAACGGCGGCTGGCGCGCCGGTTCAACCTCGCGCGCGATGAGTTCACGAGCAGCGCGGGCTTTCCGCGGCAACTCTACGTGCGGGAGGCCCGGCGTATCCGTGGTGAGTATACGCTGAGTGAAAACGACGTCTTCGTGGAGTCGGTCCTGGGTCGCACGCGAGTGCACGCCGACAGCATCGCCGCCGGGGAATTTCCCATCGACTCGTTCCCCGTGCGCAAACGCGAGCCGGGGCAGAACGTGGCGCTGGAAGGCTATGTGCTGATGTTGGACAAGCTCACGCATCCCTACCAAATCCCCTACGGCATCATCGTGCCGCAGAAAGTCGACGGGCTGTTGGTGCCGGTGGCGGCCTCGACGACGCACGTGGCGTTTTCCACCATTCGGTTGGAGCCCACCTGGATGGCGCTGGGACAGGCCGCCGGCACCGCCGCACACCTGGCATTGGCGGTCGATGGTGAGGTCCGTGAGGTAGCGATGGATCGCCTGCAACACCAGTTGCTGGAACAGGGGCAGGTGCTCACCTTTTTCAAGGACCTGGACCGCGAACATCCCTGTTTTGCGGGTCTGCAGTTCTGTGGTTGCCGCGGATTCTTCGAGGACTACCAGGCGAGGGCGGATGAACCACTCGACGGTGCCACCGCGCTGCGCTGGTTGGAGCGATGGGGTCACGACACGGCGCCGGCCACGGATTGGAAAGAGGCGGAGACCCTGACCTCGGAGCAATTGGCGGACGTGTGGAGAGACTGGGATGCGGCTGGTGGCGGAGGGGAAGGTTCGCCGGTGACGCGGGCGGAGTTTTGCCAGCGCATCTATGTGTTGATGCTTGAGCGGAGTGCCGCCGGTGCCACGGAGGTCGGATCATGA